From Phenylobacterium immobile (ATCC 35973), a single genomic window includes:
- a CDS encoding anhydro-N-acetylmuramic acid kinase: protein MRVLGFMTGTSLDAVDMAILETDGETISAFGPAGERKLTEETRAAALAATNDARHWTRGAPEPASFGPAARAVAQEHFAAAEGFLAAHGLTWADIDLMGMHGQTVLHERPGPDRIGRTVQLADAQALASATGVPVAFDFRTADVAAGGEGAPLAPIYHLARAQASGLSAPLAVLNVGGVANITFWGGGDDIAAFDTGPGNGMIDLLVQARGAGRFDDGGRLAGAGRADEAVLAGLLAHPYFRAPAPKSLDRYDFSLETLSPLSLEDACATLVAFTAQSVKAGFDLMGQDAAEVIVCGGGRLNPQIMGALAERLPSRVLPAEAHGWRGDAIEAEAFAYLAARTARGLPLSYPKTTGVARPMTGGRIVRP from the coding sequence ATGCGCGTACTTGGATTCATGACCGGAACTTCGCTGGACGCCGTCGACATGGCGATCCTGGAGACTGACGGCGAGACGATCTCGGCCTTCGGTCCGGCGGGGGAACGCAAGCTCACCGAAGAGACCCGCGCCGCGGCTCTGGCGGCTACGAACGACGCCCGTCATTGGACGCGCGGCGCGCCGGAGCCGGCGTCCTTCGGCCCGGCCGCGCGCGCCGTGGCGCAGGAGCATTTCGCGGCGGCTGAGGGCTTCCTGGCCGCCCATGGCCTGACCTGGGCGGACATCGACCTGATGGGCATGCACGGCCAGACGGTCCTGCACGAGCGCCCGGGGCCAGATCGCATCGGCCGCACTGTGCAACTGGCCGACGCTCAGGCCCTGGCCAGCGCGACGGGCGTGCCGGTCGCCTTTGATTTCCGCACCGCCGATGTCGCCGCGGGCGGCGAGGGCGCGCCGCTGGCTCCAATCTACCATCTCGCTCGCGCCCAGGCCTCCGGCCTGTCGGCGCCCCTGGCCGTGCTGAACGTCGGCGGCGTCGCCAACATCACCTTCTGGGGCGGCGGGGACGACATCGCCGCCTTCGACACCGGGCCGGGCAACGGCATGATCGATTTACTGGTGCAAGCCCGTGGCGCGGGGCGCTTTGACGATGGCGGCCGGTTGGCCGGCGCGGGGAGGGCGGATGAGGCCGTCCTCGCCGGCCTTCTGGCCCATCCCTATTTCCGCGCGCCGGCGCCGAAATCCCTGGACCGCTATGATTTCTCGTTGGAGACGCTGTCGCCGCTCAGCCTGGAGGACGCCTGCGCCACCCTCGTCGCCTTCACCGCACAGTCCGTGAAGGCTGGCTTCGACCTGATGGGACAGGATGCGGCGGAGGTCATCGTCTGCGGCGGCGGTCGATTGAACCCGCAGATCATGGGCGCCCTGGCCGAGCGTCTGCCCTCCCGCGTCCTGCCGGCTGAGGCCCACGGCTGGCGCGGCGACGCTATTGAGGCTGAGGCCTTCGCCTATCTCGCCGCCCGCACGGCGCGAGGTCTGCCGCTATCTTACCCAAAGACCACCGGCGTCGCCCGTCCGATGACCGGCGGCCGGATCGTGAGACCCTAG